The following are encoded together in the Desulfococcus multivorans genome:
- a CDS encoding efflux RND transporter periplasmic adaptor subunit, with the protein MENEKEKNALNRERRVSVKTLWTTVIVTAVVSVALAWAGLRLFGYHAPHWVSLEGASGEGASEETQLWTCGMHPWIITEEPGLCPICGMELVPRKSDAAPQAASGERSIAYWRAPMDPMEIYDVPGKSKMGMDLVPVYEDELVGGVDIRIDPVVEQNMGIRTTRVEKGPLVHTIRTYGHITYDETRTAQVAPKVDGWFGRLYVDFTGEIVEAGQPLYEIYSPQLLAAQEEYLTAFRNARRMGGASRELLASARRRLSYFDVAETEIQAIESAGEVKKFVMIRSPFKGVVTHKNALEGGFVKAGTTVYTVADLTRVWVEAHIFEYELGWVGEGQEAVMTLPYRPGKIYRGKVAYVYPYLQRKTRDVVIRLEFPNPDLDLKPEMYADVRIETSGKGEGLIIPNESVIRSGERNVVFVAKGDGRFIPRETVLGMSLDGDSVQVLTGLAANETVVTSGQFMLDSESKLKEAVRKMMPREKPSAPSEPESKGDADFFEGMGTPPAADDPFFEDME; encoded by the coding sequence ATGGAAAATGAAAAAGAGAAAAACGCTTTAAACCGGGAACGTCGGGTATCCGTAAAGACGCTGTGGACGACGGTGATCGTCACGGCGGTTGTTTCCGTCGCTCTCGCATGGGCGGGACTGCGACTGTTCGGATATCACGCTCCGCACTGGGTGAGCCTCGAAGGGGCTTCAGGTGAGGGCGCGTCCGAGGAAACCCAGCTCTGGACCTGCGGCATGCATCCTTGGATCATCACCGAAGAACCGGGGCTCTGCCCCATCTGCGGGATGGAACTGGTCCCCAGGAAAAGCGACGCGGCACCCCAGGCCGCCTCGGGGGAGCGGTCCATCGCTTATTGGCGGGCCCCCATGGACCCCATGGAGATCTACGATGTTCCGGGCAAGAGCAAGATGGGAATGGATCTCGTACCCGTGTATGAGGACGAACTGGTGGGCGGGGTCGACATCCGTATCGATCCGGTAGTCGAGCAGAATATGGGTATTCGAACGACACGGGTGGAGAAGGGACCGCTGGTGCATACGATCCGGACCTATGGGCACATCACCTATGACGAAACCCGAACCGCCCAGGTCGCGCCTAAGGTCGACGGATGGTTCGGTCGCCTGTACGTCGATTTCACCGGAGAAATCGTCGAGGCGGGACAGCCCCTGTACGAGATCTATTCTCCCCAGCTTCTGGCCGCCCAGGAAGAATACCTGACGGCCTTTCGCAACGCCCGGCGGATGGGCGGTGCGAGCCGCGAACTCCTGGCATCGGCCCGCCGACGCCTCAGCTATTTCGATGTAGCCGAAACCGAAATTCAGGCTATCGAATCGGCGGGGGAGGTTAAAAAGTTTGTGATGATCCGCTCTCCGTTCAAGGGCGTGGTGACGCACAAAAACGCCCTGGAAGGCGGATTTGTCAAGGCGGGGACCACGGTTTACACGGTGGCGGACCTTACCCGGGTATGGGTGGAGGCCCATATCTTCGAATATGAGCTGGGGTGGGTGGGTGAAGGGCAGGAAGCCGTGATGACACTGCCTTACCGGCCCGGGAAAATCTATCGGGGGAAGGTGGCCTACGTCTATCCCTATCTCCAGCGGAAAACCCGTGATGTGGTGATCCGGCTCGAGTTCCCCAACCCGGACCTGGACCTGAAGCCCGAGATGTATGCCGATGTCCGCATCGAAACCAGCGGTAAGGGGGAGGGATTGATCATCCCCAACGAATCGGTGATCCGTTCCGGCGAACGCAACGTGGTTTTCGTGGCCAAGGGCGACGGTCGCTTCATCCCCAGGGAGACGGTCCTGGGCATGAGCCTGGACGGCGACAGTGTTCAGGTTTTAACAGGGCTTGCAGCCAACGAGACCGTGGTGACGTCCGGCCAGTTCATGCTCGACTCGGAATCCAAGCTGAAGGAGGCCGTCCGGAAGATGATGCCGCGCGAAAAGCCGTCTGCACCATCGGAGCCGGAGTCGAAGGGGGACGCCGACTTTTTTGAAGGTATGGGAACACCGCCGGCGGCGGATGATCCATTCTTCGAGGATATGGAATGA
- a CDS encoding TolC family protein, producing the protein MKTILRVIVTLSFCATAGCSSNYREMSSELDNYRPPSYFQSIADGTKAAASLSTEQDLSRDEGRRQLAGMRQKWRKVSGASGTADTFYRPEPERFRRLSTAARSDAGAAGVLKRGYTLETLEMLTLIRNPGIHAAEKRLQAELQAFSQVAEIDAVLEQYTAFTEGLMTGVGPMKGKDSVRMKFPFPGVTALKGEVVDASVRAAAESLEIARRDALTNARKTYWNLLYVRKSQSITSETLSLFQRLESVAQTRYKAGNTSFQDVIKVTIESRILEEDLVTLTERTRNLESMLLDILDLPPDTAVGPPVKETPDRRLPALDRLHPLARDRRQELRRLRAQVGKMERMLELAETMILPPYSLGLSYYDDEAVLQAGSAAVKASFFDRTTAAVGAGLPKSPWFGTNDAWLKGTRSSLAALRADLRKAAAATDNHVRNTWFEMDRAVREEILYRETVVDLSKSALDVSTRGYESGTVSFADVIASYTNWLKVRLALARKISDIGVARAELEQAVGVSL; encoded by the coding sequence GTGAAGACGATACTACGTGTGATCGTTACGCTGTCGTTTTGCGCGACCGCTGGCTGCAGCAGCAATTATCGGGAGATGTCCTCCGAGCTGGACAATTACCGGCCGCCGTCCTATTTCCAATCGATTGCAGACGGCACGAAAGCTGCGGCGTCCCTTTCGACGGAACAGGATTTATCCCGTGATGAAGGCCGGCGGCAGCTTGCCGGGATGCGACAAAAATGGCGGAAGGTATCCGGGGCCTCCGGAACGGCGGACACTTTTTACCGGCCGGAGCCGGAGCGCTTCCGGAGGCTTTCGACCGCCGCCCGAAGCGATGCCGGGGCGGCCGGCGTCCTGAAGAGGGGCTACACCCTGGAAACCCTCGAGATGCTGACCCTGATCCGGAACCCTGGGATTCACGCCGCGGAAAAGCGTCTTCAGGCGGAGCTGCAGGCGTTCAGCCAGGTGGCGGAGATCGATGCCGTTCTCGAGCAGTATACCGCCTTCACCGAAGGCCTGATGACCGGCGTCGGCCCCATGAAGGGCAAGGACTCCGTGAGGATGAAATTTCCGTTTCCCGGCGTGACGGCCCTCAAGGGCGAGGTGGTGGATGCCTCTGTCCGGGCTGCTGCGGAATCCCTTGAAATCGCACGCCGGGATGCCTTGACCAATGCAAGGAAAACCTACTGGAACCTTCTCTATGTCCGGAAATCCCAGAGCATCACGTCTGAGACGCTGTCCCTCTTTCAGCGTCTCGAATCGGTCGCGCAAACCCGTTACAAAGCCGGGAATACGAGCTTTCAGGATGTCATCAAGGTGACCATCGAAAGCCGAATTCTGGAGGAGGATCTCGTCACCCTGACGGAGCGCACCCGCAACCTGGAATCGATGCTGCTGGATATTCTGGATCTGCCCCCGGACACCGCCGTCGGACCGCCTGTGAAAGAGACACCGGACCGGCGCCTGCCGGCCCTGGACCGGCTCCACCCCCTTGCACGGGACCGGCGCCAGGAACTCCGGCGTCTTCGTGCCCAGGTGGGAAAGATGGAGCGGATGCTGGAGCTCGCCGAAACCATGATCCTGCCGCCGTATTCCCTGGGCCTCTCCTATTATGACGACGAGGCGGTCCTTCAGGCGGGATCGGCTGCCGTGAAGGCGTCCTTTTTCGACCGGACAACGGCGGCCGTGGGTGCGGGGCTGCCCAAATCACCCTGGTTCGGCACCAACGACGCCTGGCTGAAGGGAACACGCAGTTCCCTGGCGGCGCTGCGGGCCGATCTCAGGAAAGCGGCGGCAGCGACGGACAACCATGTCCGGAACACCTGGTTTGAGATGGACCGGGCCGTCAGGGAGGAAATCCTCTACCGGGAAACGGTTGTGGATCTTTCGAAGTCCGCTCTGGACGTATCCACCCGCGGATACGAGTCGGGCACGGTCTCCTTCGCGGACGTCATCGCCTCCTATACCAACTGGCTCAAGGTTCGCCTGGCACTGGCACGGAAGATTTCCGATATCGGCGTGGCCCGGGCCGAACTGGAGCAGGCGGTCGGCGTATCTCTGTGA
- a CDS encoding TolC family protein — translation MKMMKGAVSIGLMAGIIGLSCFTPKLMASEVPAPSVPSGPSAGDGLRLEDQARLPDLIVYAYEQNPAIQAAREASRAVVEKYRMSTSLPDPQLMVTYFPDPIETRLGPQDWNASISQRFPFPGRLSKEGEVAAQEVLMARLDLDRTVRDVSVAIQESYHELHYIRQARSIAGKNAGLLDELRKISETAYAEDQATFLDVVKAQSQTGQLRYDMLLLEELEDTERTRLNGLLNRAPGAPIGELAPVAVRPVVYTLDDIYAMAESRQEEIRTADAQVSQAERRIELARYQNLPDFSVGLFYAGIGQPDVTMPPPDAGDDAVGIQFGVSIPLWFGKNAGRIRQATADAQRARAMKAERINQSRTQIRALYFRLRNAERLMTLYGKEMIPQALASMETAETWFREGQGSFSDFVEIQATVYNFQLSLARARADYGKALAGLERLAGLDLTRQETASAGEIKP, via the coding sequence ATGAAAATGATGAAAGGAGCGGTTTCTATCGGATTGATGGCGGGTATCATCGGATTGTCCTGTTTCACACCGAAGCTCATGGCGTCCGAAGTCCCGGCTCCGTCAGTTCCATCCGGTCCATCGGCCGGCGATGGGCTGCGCCTGGAAGATCAGGCCCGCCTCCCTGATCTGATCGTTTATGCCTACGAACAGAATCCCGCAATCCAGGCGGCTCGGGAGGCATCGCGGGCCGTGGTGGAAAAATACCGCATGAGCACGAGCCTGCCCGATCCCCAGTTGATGGTCACGTATTTCCCCGATCCCATCGAGACCCGTCTCGGTCCCCAGGACTGGAACGCCTCGATCTCCCAGAGGTTCCCCTTTCCCGGCAGGCTTTCCAAGGAAGGCGAGGTGGCGGCGCAGGAGGTCCTCATGGCAAGGCTCGATCTGGACAGGACCGTCCGGGATGTATCGGTGGCGATCCAGGAATCCTACCACGAATTACACTATATCCGCCAGGCCCGGTCCATTGCCGGTAAGAACGCCGGCCTGCTGGATGAACTGAGAAAGATCAGCGAGACCGCCTATGCCGAGGATCAGGCGACCTTCCTGGATGTGGTGAAGGCACAGTCCCAGACAGGGCAGCTCAGGTATGACATGCTGCTCTTGGAGGAGCTGGAAGATACCGAGCGAACCCGGCTGAACGGACTGCTGAACCGGGCGCCCGGGGCCCCCATCGGTGAGCTGGCGCCGGTTGCCGTTCGGCCGGTAGTCTACACCCTCGACGACATCTATGCCATGGCAGAATCCCGGCAGGAGGAGATCCGCACGGCCGATGCCCAGGTGTCCCAGGCGGAGCGCCGCATCGAGCTGGCCCGATATCAGAATCTCCCGGATTTCAGTGTGGGGCTGTTCTATGCGGGCATCGGGCAGCCCGACGTGACGATGCCGCCCCCCGATGCGGGAGATGATGCCGTGGGGATCCAGTTCGGGGTAAGCATTCCCCTTTGGTTCGGCAAGAATGCCGGCCGGATCCGGCAGGCGACGGCGGACGCCCAGAGAGCCCGAGCGATGAAGGCCGAGCGGATCAACCAGAGCCGGACCCAGATCCGCGCCCTCTATTTCAGGCTTCGCAATGCCGAGCGGCTGATGACCCTCTATGGGAAGGAGATGATCCCCCAGGCCCTGGCCTCCATGGAAACCGCCGAAACGTGGTTCCGGGAAGGGCAGGGCAGTTTTTCCGACTTTGTGGAGATTCAGGCGACGGTCTATAACTTCCAGCTTTCCCTGGCCCGGGCCCGGGCGGACTACGGCAAGGCCCTGGCCGGGCTGGAGCGCCTCGCGGGGCTCGATCTGACCCGGCAGGAGACGGCATCGGCAGGGGAGATCAAGCCGTGA
- a CDS encoding universal stress protein yields MDAKNRKKILVALDGSDHSFNAVHYLARVLPRNTATIVLFSVYTKRPERFWDTEEDPFIDANADDGRLWELEHKRAIGEFLENARKTLLKYGFPPDDLLIKSQEKRIGIARDIIREAQSGYDAVVVGRQGMNPITRLVIGSVAAKLIAGLTTVPLWLMGTEVSFDSSAPLKLLVTIDGSDNALRAVKYVGEMTAGADIDITLFQVIRSFDFRLPGPDEHFFAPPEGAKWTEESREAHVVRAAFEKAVKILADTGFDHRRITTKIVSGVATRSGTIIAQAMTGGYGTIVIGRRGHSRVGEFHMGRVTNKVIQLAGKTTVWMIS; encoded by the coding sequence ATGGATGCGAAAAATCGTAAAAAAATACTGGTCGCCCTGGATGGTTCCGATCATTCCTTCAACGCGGTGCATTACCTCGCTCGGGTGTTGCCCCGCAACACCGCAACGATCGTTCTTTTCAGTGTCTACACCAAACGGCCCGAGCGGTTCTGGGACACCGAAGAGGATCCCTTCATCGATGCGAACGCCGACGACGGCCGATTGTGGGAGCTTGAGCACAAGAGGGCTATCGGCGAGTTTCTGGAAAACGCCCGTAAGACGCTTCTGAAATATGGTTTTCCACCGGACGACCTCCTCATTAAAAGCCAGGAAAAGCGGATCGGGATTGCAAGGGACATCATCCGGGAAGCCCAATCCGGCTATGACGCCGTCGTGGTCGGGCGACAGGGCATGAACCCCATCACGCGTCTCGTCATCGGAAGCGTCGCTGCAAAACTCATTGCCGGCCTGACGACGGTTCCCCTCTGGCTCATGGGGACCGAAGTCAGCTTCGACAGCAGCGCCCCGCTTAAACTTCTGGTGACCATAGACGGCTCCGATAACGCCCTGAGAGCGGTAAAATACGTGGGAGAAATGACAGCGGGCGCCGACATCGATATCACCCTGTTTCAGGTGATTCGGAGTTTTGATTTCAGGCTCCCCGGTCCCGATGAACATTTCTTTGCACCCCCCGAGGGGGCGAAATGGACGGAGGAATCCCGGGAGGCGCATGTAGTGCGCGCTGCTTTTGAGAAGGCGGTCAAAATCCTTGCAGACACCGGCTTCGATCACCGCCGCATCACCACAAAAATCGTTTCCGGTGTCGCCACCAGGAGCGGGACCATTATTGCCCAAGCGATGACGGGAGGGTACGGGACTATTGTCATCGGCCGGAGAGGCCACTCCAGGGTCGGAGAATTCCACATGGGACGCGTGACAAACAAAGTCATTCAACTGGCCGGCAAAACAACGGTCTGGATGATCAGTTGA
- a CDS encoding DUF134 domain-containing protein, with translation MPRPVKPRLVSEHPLVPSFGPMETLPTGEVHLSVEGMEALRLTDDEGMDQDGAAVLMGISRQTYGRILAEARHTVTHALLTGKVLRVGGGNYQLREGRGRHRRRCGRRGHSEAELRKGEACMPRGDGTGPDSRGPSGSGNGSCGRNGRGRGNEPENISGFGRKGRGGRTATTGRVDRDWGSQNES, from the coding sequence ATGCCGAGACCCGTAAAACCGCGACTGGTGTCTGAACACCCTTTGGTGCCCTCTTTCGGCCCGATGGAGACCCTCCCTACCGGCGAGGTCCATCTCTCCGTGGAAGGCATGGAGGCGCTTCGACTCACCGATGATGAAGGGATGGATCAGGACGGCGCGGCCGTTCTCATGGGCATCTCCCGCCAGACCTACGGCAGGATTCTGGCAGAAGCCCGTCATACCGTCACCCATGCGCTACTGACGGGCAAGGTGCTTCGGGTCGGCGGGGGCAACTATCAGCTTCGGGAAGGCCGCGGCAGACATCGGCGACGGTGTGGACGCCGAGGGCACAGCGAAGCGGAACTCCGGAAAGGAGAGGCGTGTATGCCGAGAGGTGATGGAACCGGTCCCGACAGTCGAGGACCGTCAGGAAGCGGTAACGGCTCCTGCGGCCGGAATGGTCGGGGTCGAGGCAATGAACCCGAAAATATTTCGGGCTTCGGCAGGAAAGGCCGTGGCGGCCGGACCGCCACGACCGGACGTGTCGATCGGGATTGGGGGTCTCAAAACGAATCGTAA